In Phaeobacter porticola, one DNA window encodes the following:
- a CDS encoding NAD-dependent succinate-semialdehyde dehydrogenase: protein MLDATTDLKSLLTDPSLLEPRAYIGGGFVDGQDGTFEVKNPARGDVIANVANVSRSQVAGAIAQAEVAQKDWAKWTGKERANVLRKWFDLMMENQEDLAIILTAEMGKPLAESRGEIAYGASFIEFFAEEAKRIYGETIPGHQRDKRITVLKQPIGVAASITPWNFPNAMITRKAGPALAAGCAFVARPAELTPLSATALAVLADRAGLPAGVFNVVSSSNASETGKEFCENNAVRKLTFTGSTEVGRILMRQAADTVMKCSMELGGNAPFIVFDDADLDAAVEGAIMCKFRNNGQTCVCANRIYVQAGVYDAFAAKLKEAVAKMTVGDGLAEGTQFGPLINQKAVEKVQAHIADAKEKGAEVILGGNPSELGGTFFEPTIITGATQDMVFSQDETFGPMAPLFKFETEDDVIEMANDTIFGLASYFYAKDLSRVYKVAEALEYGIVGVNTGIISTELAPFGGVKQSGLGREGSHHGIEDYLEMKYICMSV from the coding sequence ATGCTCGACGCAACCACTGATCTGAAATCACTGCTCACTGATCCCAGCCTGCTGGAACCGCGCGCCTATATTGGCGGCGGTTTTGTCGATGGCCAGGATGGCACATTCGAGGTGAAAAACCCCGCGCGTGGCGATGTGATTGCCAATGTGGCCAACGTCAGCCGGTCGCAGGTGGCAGGCGCCATCGCGCAGGCTGAAGTTGCTCAGAAGGATTGGGCCAAATGGACCGGCAAGGAGCGTGCCAATGTTCTGCGCAAATGGTTTGATCTCATGATGGAGAACCAAGAGGATCTGGCCATAATTCTGACCGCCGAAATGGGCAAACCCCTGGCAGAGTCGCGCGGTGAGATCGCTTATGGCGCGTCCTTCATTGAGTTCTTTGCCGAAGAAGCCAAACGTATCTATGGAGAGACCATTCCCGGCCATCAGCGCGACAAGCGCATCACGGTGCTGAAGCAGCCCATCGGGGTGGCCGCCTCCATCACGCCCTGGAACTTCCCCAATGCGATGATCACCCGCAAGGCCGGGCCGGCACTGGCGGCGGGCTGCGCCTTTGTTGCGCGGCCTGCTGAATTGACGCCACTGTCCGCGACCGCGTTGGCCGTGCTGGCAGACCGTGCGGGCCTTCCGGCGGGCGTGTTCAATGTCGTGAGTTCCTCCAATGCCTCTGAAACAGGTAAAGAGTTCTGCGAGAACAACGCCGTGCGCAAGCTGACCTTCACCGGATCTACCGAAGTGGGACGCATCCTGATGCGGCAGGCGGCAGATACCGTGATGAAATGCTCCATGGAGTTGGGCGGCAACGCACCGTTCATTGTCTTTGATGATGCTGACCTCGACGCCGCGGTCGAGGGCGCGATCATGTGCAAGTTCCGCAACAACGGCCAGACCTGCGTCTGTGCCAACCGGATCTATGTACAGGCGGGTGTTTACGATGCCTTTGCTGCGAAGCTAAAGGAAGCCGTGGCCAAGATGACTGTTGGGGATGGTCTGGCAGAGGGCACCCAGTTTGGCCCCCTGATCAACCAGAAAGCCGTCGAGAAAGTGCAGGCGCATATTGCCGACGCAAAGGAAAAAGGCGCTGAGGTGATCCTGGGCGGCAATCCATCGGAGCTGGGCGGCACATTCTTTGAGCCGACAATCATCACAGGCGCCACACAGGACATGGTATTCTCTCAGGATGAGACCTTTGGCCCGATGGCGCCGCTGTTCAAGTTTGAGACCGAAGACGACGTGATCGAAATGGCCAATGACACCATCTTTGGCCTGGCCTCCTATTTCTACGCCAAGGATCTGAGCCGCGTCTACAAAGTGGCCGAAGCGCTGGAGTACGGTATTGTCGGGGTCAACACCGGCATTATTTCAACCGAGCTGGCTCCCTTTGGTGGCGTCAAACAGTCGGGCCTTGGTCGTGAAGGCAGCCACCATGGTATCGAAGACTACCTTGAGATGAAATACATCTGCATGTCTGTATAA
- a CDS encoding alpha/beta hydrolase, translated as MELDDAYSNGAYIENADSYPPRWLASAEDFRNAIRGRTKLDVPYGEGARERYDLFLPEDAVKGLMIFVHGGYWMAFDKSSWSHLAVGALAHGYAVAMPSYDLCPKVRIADITQQITAAVTAIAAEVDGPISLAGHSAGGHLVARMLDRGLLPEEIGARISTVVPISPLSDLRPLLRTTMNTKFKLDAAGAAAESPIDMQDRYPAEVTVWVGGEERPAFLDQAVWLVEAWGADHVIALGQHHFNVIEPLADPDSDLVAVLVK; from the coding sequence ATGGAGCTCGACGACGCGTATTCAAATGGCGCCTACATCGAAAATGCTGACAGCTATCCGCCGCGCTGGTTGGCCTCGGCCGAGGATTTCCGCAACGCGATACGCGGGCGCACAAAACTGGATGTCCCTTACGGTGAGGGCGCGCGCGAGCGTTATGATCTGTTTCTGCCCGAAGATGCTGTCAAGGGGCTGATGATCTTCGTGCATGGTGGCTATTGGATGGCGTTTGATAAATCCAGCTGGTCACATCTCGCTGTTGGTGCCTTGGCACATGGCTATGCGGTTGCCATGCCGTCTTATGACTTGTGCCCAAAGGTGCGGATTGCCGATATCACTCAGCAGATCACTGCGGCTGTCACCGCAATCGCCGCAGAGGTTGATGGCCCGATATCGCTTGCAGGGCATTCCGCAGGCGGTCATCTGGTGGCGCGCATGTTGGACCGGGGTTTGTTGCCCGAAGAGATCGGCGCGCGGATCAGCACAGTTGTGCCAATCTCGCCGCTGTCCGACCTGCGGCCTTTGCTGCGCACCACAATGAACACCAAATTCAAGCTGGACGCAGCCGGTGCCGCCGCCGAAAGTCCGATTGATATGCAAGATCGCTACCCGGCAGAGGTCACGGTCTGGGTCGGCGGAGAGGAACGCCCCGCATTCTTGGATCAGGCGGTCTGGCTGGTAGAGGCCTGGGGCGCGGATCATGTCATTGCGTTGGGGCAACACCATTTCAACGTGATTGAGCCTCTGGCGGATCCGGACAGCGATCTGGTCGCAGTGCTGGTCAAATAG
- a CDS encoding aminopeptidase P family protein, translating into MTARPEMYRFHNGEKAPLQFAVSEYEARIAGLRKIMAETGVTAAVFTSMHNISYYSGFTYCAFGRPYGMVVTASEAVTISAGIDAGQPWRRSFCDNITYTDWQRDNFWRAIKSVSGDGAVVGYESDHLTLLQKAKLESFLKPSSLVDLYHPTMVQRMGKSAAELDMIRAGAAVADVGGFAIRDAVKEGAREIDVAMAGRDAMELEIAKRFPDAEYRDSWVWFQSGINTDGAHNPVTARKLQRGDILSLNTFPMISGYYTALERTMFVGEVDAESLRIWEANVAAHELGISLLKPGASCAEITYQINAFFEEQDLLQYRTFGYGHSFGVLSHYYGREAGLELREDIDTVLEPGMVISMEPMLTIADGQPGAGGYREHDILIIHEDGNENITKYPYGPDFNVVG; encoded by the coding sequence ATGACTGCACGTCCTGAAATGTATCGTTTTCACAATGGTGAAAAGGCGCCGCTGCAATTTGCTGTCTCCGAATATGAGGCGCGGATCGCAGGTCTGCGCAAAATCATGGCAGAGACTGGCGTAACCGCCGCTGTCTTCACTTCGATGCACAATATCTCGTATTATTCGGGCTTCACCTACTGCGCCTTCGGTCGCCCCTATGGCATGGTGGTGACCGCGTCCGAGGCTGTGACAATTTCAGCCGGCATTGACGCAGGCCAGCCCTGGCGCCGGTCGTTCTGCGACAACATCACCTATACCGACTGGCAGCGCGACAATTTCTGGCGCGCGATCAAGTCGGTTTCAGGCGATGGTGCCGTTGTCGGCTACGAGAGCGATCACCTGACCCTGCTGCAAAAAGCTAAACTGGAGAGCTTCCTTAAGCCGTCCAGCTTGGTTGATCTGTACCATCCCACGATGGTTCAGCGGATGGGTAAATCGGCTGCGGAACTGGACATGATCCGGGCCGGAGCTGCCGTCGCAGACGTCGGCGGTTTTGCGATCCGCGATGCGGTGAAGGAAGGCGCGCGTGAGATTGATGTGGCAATGGCGGGCCGTGACGCGATGGAACTGGAAATTGCCAAGCGGTTCCCGGATGCGGAGTACCGTGACAGCTGGGTCTGGTTCCAGTCCGGCATCAACACCGATGGGGCCCATAACCCGGTGACAGCCCGCAAGCTGCAACGCGGTGATATCCTGTCTCTGAACACCTTCCCGATGATCTCCGGTTATTACACCGCGCTGGAACGCACCATGTTCGTGGGTGAAGTGGATGCCGAAAGCCTGCGTATCTGGGAGGCCAATGTGGCGGCCCATGAGCTGGGCATCTCGCTGCTGAAACCGGGCGCGAGCTGCGCGGAAATCACCTATCAGATCAACGCCTTCTTTGAAGAACAAGACCTGCTGCAATACCGCACTTTCGGCTACGGTCATTCATTTGGTGTGCTGTCGCATTATTATGGTCGTGAGGCGGGGCTTGAACTACGCGAGGACATCGACACGGTGTTGGAGCCGGGGATGGTGATCTCGATGGAGCCGATGCTGACCATAGCGGACGGCCAGCCTGGCGCCGGCGGCTACCGCGAGCATGACATCCTGATTATCCATGAAGACGGCAATGAGAACATCACCAAGTACCCCTATGGGCCGGACTTTAACGTTGTCGGATAA
- a CDS encoding CDP-alcohol phosphatidyltransferase family protein encodes MHHTPEKRKSEYALIQLLPNMMTIAAICAGLSAIRFGVQGNYTLAVQLILAAAILDGFDGRLARILRSDSKMGAELDSLADFLNFGVASPLVIYYWALQDMRGLGWLAVLVFSVCCVVRLARFNVSSKSEEKVVAKSIYFEGVPSPAGALLAMLPMFISFAFADAPVVPDILICLHMVVIGLLMISHVPTWSLKAVKISRENVKYFLVGFAFAGAAVLIYAWITLVILCLGYAAMVAWGLLKRKTPETGV; translated from the coding sequence ATGCACCACACCCCGGAAAAGCGAAAATCCGAATACGCGTTGATTCAGCTGCTGCCAAACATGATGACCATTGCGGCCATCTGTGCCGGGCTGTCAGCAATCCGTTTTGGGGTGCAGGGCAACTACACATTGGCCGTGCAACTGATCCTCGCGGCGGCCATTCTGGATGGGTTCGATGGTCGCTTGGCGCGGATCTTGCGCAGTGACAGCAAGATGGGCGCAGAGCTGGATTCGCTGGCGGATTTTCTCAACTTCGGAGTCGCTTCACCGTTGGTGATTTATTACTGGGCGTTGCAGGATATGCGAGGGCTGGGCTGGCTGGCCGTGCTAGTGTTCTCGGTTTGTTGCGTGGTGCGGTTGGCACGGTTTAACGTGTCCAGCAAATCCGAAGAAAAAGTTGTCGCCAAGAGTATTTATTTTGAGGGCGTGCCGTCCCCGGCAGGGGCGCTGCTGGCGATGCTGCCCATGTTCATTTCCTTTGCTTTTGCCGATGCACCAGTGGTGCCGGATATTCTGATCTGCCTTCACATGGTTGTCATCGGGCTGCTTATGATCAGCCATGTACCAACGTGGTCGCTGAAAGCGGTCAAAATCTCGCGCGAAAACGTGAAGTACTTCTTGGTTGGTTTTGCCTTTGCGGGGGCAGCCGTCCTGATTTACGCATGGATAACACTTGTGATCCTGTGCCTTGGGTAT